A single region of the Aptenodytes patagonicus chromosome 7, bAptPat1.pri.cur, whole genome shotgun sequence genome encodes:
- the AKIP1 gene encoding A-kinase-interacting protein 1 isoform X2, with translation MCFNEEEDSERLSAAFASIVNLMNQATKECEKYYSFMAACRCKEHEIKHICRYHGRQAGERELESSEEERTEASVTPSQAQTCQQRTRQASKDIYIEVSPGTYSVTATSEDMVQQTHVVDVNAGQSVDLTFVL, from the exons ATGTGCTTTAATGAG GAAGAAGATTCAGAACGTCTCAGTGCAGCATTCGCTTCAATTGTGAACTTGATGAATCAAGCCACAAAGGAATGCGAG AAGTACTATAGCTTCATGGCAGCCTGTAGATGCAAAGAGCATGAAATCAAACACATCTGCAGATACCATGGCAGGCAAGCAGGGGAAAGAGAGCTGGAGTCCTCCGAAGAAGAG aggactGAAGCCTCTGTAACACCCAGTCAAGCTCAAACTTGCCAGCAACGT accAGACAAGCTTCCAAAGACATCTACATTGAAGTTTCTCCTGGCACCTATTCTGTCACAGCAACCTCAGAGGACATGGTGCAACAAACTCACGTGGTGGATGTCAATGCAGGACAAAGTGTTGATTTAACTTTTGTTCTATGA
- the AKIP1 gene encoding A-kinase-interacting protein 1 isoform X1 translates to MEGARVGRTAGLARAVLERARGRRRRPAGRLPASAPEEDSERLSAAFASIVNLMNQATKECEKYYSFMAACRCKEHEIKHICRYHGRQAGERELESSEEERTEASVTPSQAQTCQQRTRQASKDIYIEVSPGTYSVTATSEDMVQQTHVVDVNAGQSVDLTFVL, encoded by the exons atggAGGGGGCGCGCGTGGGGCGGACGGCGGGGCTGGCGCGCGCCGTGCTGgagcgggcgcgggggcggcggcggcggccggcgggacGGCTCCCGGCCTCGGCCCCG GAAGAAGATTCAGAACGTCTCAGTGCAGCATTCGCTTCAATTGTGAACTTGATGAATCAAGCCACAAAGGAATGCGAG AAGTACTATAGCTTCATGGCAGCCTGTAGATGCAAAGAGCATGAAATCAAACACATCTGCAGATACCATGGCAGGCAAGCAGGGGAAAGAGAGCTGGAGTCCTCCGAAGAAGAG aggactGAAGCCTCTGTAACACCCAGTCAAGCTCAAACTTGCCAGCAACGT accAGACAAGCTTCCAAAGACATCTACATTGAAGTTTCTCCTGGCACCTATTCTGTCACAGCAACCTCAGAGGACATGGTGCAACAAACTCACGTGGTGGATGTCAATGCAGGACAAAGTGTTGATTTAACTTTTGTTCTATGA